In a single window of the Pseudogemmatithrix spongiicola genome:
- a CDS encoding sulfatase-like hydrolase/transferase, translating into MLALGWLALGGTFGLFVTRLFSPIPVDGTSIAITWTLVLGLLAVGIVKASGPAARFADAIEVGAALLAVLTIGRLGASALATQRDAGASAEAAEAWEDARQPARPDIYLVVLDMRASVGWMASEYGYDQSRFLDSLRALGFSIPTAAYANYTHTQLALPSLLNGRLLEDDSTTATVEGSAVYDLVGESSLWPTVHERGYRIAFFPTPYPATRELPESDLDLPAPSTRRIPWAETLVAHSPFALSPELRCHVFECEESILAPFPFESASALEWKFKMLATLPDSAGPVFAFLHVLSPHEPYLYADDCSHRTPWWPLDEVDSDEQDALRRAYGAQARCVDSLTLGAVSEILRRSEIPPVIVITSDHGHGRIGRDVLRGITFELDELPPARLAERLRVFTAVHLPRGAAAIPDTISLVELMPLVRRAAWGDTVNVHREAPSYWSPFHRMHDFVPVPRSQLDEPPLTDRP; encoded by the coding sequence GTGTTGGCGCTCGGGTGGCTGGCACTCGGCGGCACGTTCGGACTCTTCGTCACGCGCCTCTTCAGCCCCATTCCGGTCGACGGCACCAGCATCGCCATCACGTGGACGCTCGTGCTTGGCCTTCTCGCCGTCGGCATCGTGAAGGCGAGCGGTCCGGCGGCGCGGTTCGCCGACGCCATCGAGGTCGGCGCCGCGCTGCTCGCCGTGCTCACCATCGGGCGCCTCGGCGCCTCGGCGCTGGCAACGCAGCGCGACGCCGGTGCCAGTGCCGAGGCCGCCGAAGCGTGGGAAGACGCGCGGCAACCCGCGCGACCCGACATCTACTTGGTCGTCCTCGACATGCGCGCGTCGGTCGGGTGGATGGCGTCGGAGTACGGCTACGACCAATCGCGATTCCTGGATTCACTGCGTGCGCTCGGATTCTCGATCCCCACCGCGGCATACGCGAACTACACGCACACACAGCTCGCGCTCCCATCGCTGCTGAACGGTCGCCTGCTCGAGGATGACTCGACCACCGCGACGGTGGAAGGCAGCGCCGTGTACGACCTGGTCGGCGAGTCGTCGCTGTGGCCGACGGTGCACGAACGCGGCTATCGCATCGCCTTCTTCCCGACACCGTATCCAGCGACCCGGGAACTGCCCGAATCCGACCTCGACCTGCCCGCTCCGTCCACGCGGCGCATTCCGTGGGCCGAGACCTTAGTCGCGCACTCGCCGTTCGCCCTGAGTCCTGAGCTGCGCTGCCATGTCTTCGAATGCGAGGAGTCCATCCTGGCGCCGTTTCCCTTCGAGTCGGCGTCGGCGCTCGAGTGGAAGTTCAAGATGCTTGCGACGTTGCCCGATAGCGCGGGACCGGTGTTTGCCTTCCTACACGTCTTGAGTCCTCACGAGCCCTACCTCTACGCCGACGACTGCTCGCATCGGACGCCGTGGTGGCCGCTTGATGAGGTCGATTCGGACGAGCAGGACGCGCTGCGCCGCGCCTATGGGGCACAGGCCCGCTGCGTCGACTCGCTGACGCTGGGCGCGGTCAGCGAGATCCTGCGTCGGTCGGAAATCCCGCCGGTCATCGTCATCACCAGCGACCATGGGCACGGCCGGATCGGCCGTGATGTGCTCCGGGGCATCACGTTCGAACTGGACGAACTCCCGCCCGCACGCTTGGCGGAACGCTTGCGCGTCTTCACGGCCGTGCACCTACCCCGCGGAGCGGCTGCGATCCCCGACACGATCTCGCTCGTGGAGCTCATGCCCCTTGTCCGACGTGCGGCTTGGGGCGATACCGTCAACGTGCACCGGGAGGCGCCGTCGTATTGGTCGCCGTTCCATCGGATGCACGACTTCGTTCCGGTACCTCGGAGTCAGCTTGACGAGCCACCGCTCACCGACCGCCCGTGA
- a CDS encoding gamma-glutamyltransferase family protein, which produces MRLHARLIVALTLLAPFTTADAQRTERPPLHGQHWVAVTGKPLAATAGAMIFQQGGNAVDAAVAMLAATCTMWDTLGCGGETQALIYHPGLKKVIGINGLGVAPTGATAEYFRSRGMQFPPEFGPLAAVTPGTPGALMVMLAEYGTMSLAQVLAPALQMAEQGYPIEAQLANGIHANRERIKQWKYSPSVFLPNTGQEREAPVAGQIFRQADLAATFRKLIDAEAQALRRRRPRKEAIMAAYERFYRGDIAEEIVRAVQEEGGLFTREDLANWQVKIEEPFSTTYRGVEVYKLQQWQQGPVMLQALNILENADLRGMGYNSAQYIHTVYQAMNLAYADRDFYYGDPAFAPEEPMRGLLSKEYARSRWGQMSLTRNDARVKPGDPYPFQGGTNPYTALLERWSTEGPRAMARAGAAGGETLRSDDATFDDAFTRGTTSIQAADKNGWMVSITPSGGWVPAVIAGRTGIGLSQRMQSFVTDPEDGPFNVIEPGKRPRVTLTPTIAMKDGEPWMAFSVQGGDTQDQDLLQFFLAMVEFNQTPQQAAEHPGFHSYQMRSSFGAHEARPGRLQLNERIPSWVRDELRTKGYSLEFATHTSGPITAIMWDRRNRSFWGAASNNGEDYGIAW; this is translated from the coding sequence ATGCGTCTACACGCCCGCCTGATCGTCGCCCTCACGCTCCTCGCGCCGTTCACCACTGCTGACGCCCAGCGCACCGAGCGCCCTCCGCTCCACGGCCAGCACTGGGTCGCCGTCACCGGAAAGCCGCTCGCCGCCACCGCCGGCGCGATGATCTTCCAGCAGGGCGGCAACGCCGTGGACGCCGCCGTCGCGATGCTCGCCGCGACCTGCACCATGTGGGACACGCTGGGCTGCGGCGGCGAGACGCAGGCGCTGATCTACCATCCGGGCCTCAAGAAAGTCATCGGCATCAACGGACTGGGTGTCGCGCCTACCGGCGCAACCGCTGAGTACTTCCGTTCCCGCGGCATGCAGTTCCCGCCGGAGTTCGGGCCGCTGGCGGCGGTGACGCCGGGCACCCCCGGCGCGCTGATGGTGATGCTTGCCGAATACGGCACGATGTCGCTGGCGCAGGTGCTCGCGCCGGCGCTCCAGATGGCCGAGCAGGGCTATCCGATCGAAGCGCAGCTCGCCAACGGCATCCATGCGAACCGCGAGCGCATCAAACAGTGGAAGTACTCGCCGTCCGTGTTCCTGCCGAACACCGGCCAGGAGCGCGAGGCACCGGTGGCGGGGCAGATCTTCCGGCAGGCGGATCTCGCGGCGACGTTCCGCAAGTTGATCGACGCCGAAGCGCAGGCACTGCGCCGCCGCCGGCCGCGCAAGGAGGCGATCATGGCCGCCTACGAGCGCTTCTACCGCGGCGACATCGCCGAGGAGATCGTGCGCGCGGTGCAGGAAGAGGGCGGCCTCTTCACGCGCGAGGACCTCGCGAACTGGCAGGTGAAAATCGAGGAACCTTTCTCGACGACGTACCGCGGCGTCGAGGTCTACAAGCTGCAGCAGTGGCAGCAGGGTCCCGTGATGCTGCAGGCGCTCAACATCCTCGAGAACGCCGATCTGCGCGGCATGGGCTACAACTCGGCGCAGTACATCCACACCGTGTACCAGGCGATGAACCTCGCCTACGCCGACCGCGACTTCTACTACGGCGATCCGGCCTTCGCGCCGGAGGAGCCGATGCGCGGGTTGCTGAGCAAGGAATACGCGCGCAGCCGTTGGGGGCAGATGAGCCTCACGCGCAACGACGCGCGCGTGAAGCCGGGCGACCCGTATCCGTTCCAGGGCGGCACGAATCCGTACACGGCACTGCTCGAACGCTGGAGCACCGAGGGGCCGCGGGCGATGGCGCGCGCGGGTGCCGCGGGTGGCGAGACGCTGCGTTCCGACGACGCCACGTTCGACGACGCCTTCACGCGCGGCACGACGAGCATCCAGGCCGCCGACAAGAACGGCTGGATGGTCAGCATCACGCCGAGCGGCGGTTGGGTGCCGGCGGTGATCGCCGGCCGCACGGGCATCGGGCTCTCGCAGCGCATGCAGAGCTTCGTGACCGATCCGGAAGACGGGCCGTTCAACGTGATCGAGCCGGGCAAGCGCCCGCGCGTCACGCTCACGCCGACGATCGCCATGAAGGACGGCGAGCCGTGGATGGCCTTCTCCGTGCAGGGCGGCGACACACAGGACCAGGACCTGCTGCAGTTCTTCCTCGCGATGGTCGAGTTCAACCAGACGCCGCAGCAGGCGGCGGAGCATCCGGGCTTCCACTCGTACCAGATGCGCTCGAGCTTCGGCGCGCACGAGGCGCGCCCGGGCCGCCTGCAGCTGAACGAGCGCATTCCGAGCTGGGTGCGCGATGAGCTGCGCACCAAGGGCTACTCGCTAGAGTTCGCGACGCATACCTCGGGACCGATCACGGCGATCATGTGGGATCGGCGGAACCGGTCGTTCTGGGGGGCGGCGAGCAACAACGGGGAGGATTACGGAATCGCGTGGTAA
- a CDS encoding glycosyltransferase family 2 protein: MLSNGPIEVSVVLPCLNEAETVVTCVQKAREGLASAGVVGEVIVADNGSTDGSQELARAAGARVVAAPERGYGAALLAGIAAAEGRYVIMGDADDSYDFREIGKFVAKLREGYDLVQGCRLPSGGGTIVPGAMPFLHRWWGNPMFTWMARRWFRAPVDDVNCGLRGFSRAFQARLRQRCTGMEFANEMVIKMALAGARITNVPITLHVDGRTKHPPHLRTWRDGWRTLRFYLLLSPRWLFLVPGVALMLAGALAFIAGFFNLSLGPARFAESTMLFGSLFVSTGFLLVQFAVFTKVFAINEDLLPADQRLLRTFRALSLESGMLGGAVVAAVGFAILGSAVLDWRAAAWGPMDLSRMLRTVIPGALLALLGVQAVFGSFFLGILGMQKRVASSQAIVSPEGLGRADG; the protein is encoded by the coding sequence GTGCTGAGCAATGGGCCGATCGAGGTCTCGGTCGTGTTGCCGTGTCTCAACGAGGCGGAGACCGTCGTCACCTGCGTGCAGAAGGCGCGGGAGGGACTCGCGTCCGCAGGGGTCGTCGGCGAGGTGATCGTCGCCGACAACGGCAGCACCGACGGATCGCAGGAGCTCGCGCGCGCGGCCGGCGCCCGCGTGGTCGCCGCGCCTGAGCGCGGGTACGGAGCCGCGTTGCTCGCGGGTATCGCGGCTGCGGAGGGGCGATACGTGATCATGGGCGACGCCGACGATTCCTACGACTTCCGGGAGATCGGCAAGTTCGTGGCGAAGTTGCGCGAGGGGTATGACCTCGTGCAGGGGTGCCGCTTGCCGAGCGGTGGCGGCACCATCGTCCCGGGCGCGATGCCGTTCCTGCATCGCTGGTGGGGCAACCCGATGTTCACGTGGATGGCGCGGCGCTGGTTCCGCGCCCCCGTGGATGACGTGAACTGCGGGCTGCGGGGCTTCTCGCGTGCGTTCCAGGCTCGCCTGCGCCAGCGATGCACCGGCATGGAGTTCGCGAACGAGATGGTGATCAAGATGGCGCTCGCCGGTGCGCGGATCACCAACGTGCCGATCACGTTGCATGTGGATGGACGCACGAAGCATCCGCCGCATCTCCGCACGTGGCGTGACGGGTGGCGCACGTTGCGGTTCTACCTGCTGCTCTCGCCCCGTTGGCTGTTCTTGGTGCCGGGGGTCGCGTTGATGCTCGCGGGCGCATTGGCGTTCATCGCTGGCTTCTTCAACCTCTCGCTCGGGCCGGCGCGATTCGCCGAGAGCACGATGCTGTTCGGCAGCCTGTTCGTGTCGACGGGATTCCTGCTCGTGCAGTTCGCCGTCTTCACGAAGGTCTTTGCCATCAACGAAGACCTGTTGCCCGCGGACCAGCGGCTGCTGCGGACGTTCCGGGCGCTGTCGCTGGAGAGCGGGATGCTTGGCGGCGCGGTGGTCGCGGCCGTCGGCTTTGCCATCCTCGGGAGTGCCGTGCTGGACTGGCGCGCGGCGGCTTGGGGTCCGATGGACCTTTCGCGCATGCTGCGGACGGTGATCCCGGGCGCGTTGCTCGCCTTGCTCGGCGTGCAGGCCGTCTTCGGGTCGTTCTTCCTGGGCATCCTTGGGATGCAGAAACGCGTGGCCTCCTCGCAGGCTATCGTGTCACCGGAAGGGCTCGGGCGCGCCGATGGCTGA
- a CDS encoding extracellular solute-binding protein: protein MPVLLLVVLALVGCGGSRTPERTLTVFNAGSLARPMRAVLDTFARREGVAVAQEIAGSLESARKLTELGKIPDVIALADADVFPQYLVPTHVASYTLFARNRMVVAYTERSRYAQEMQTSTWSDILTRPDVEVGRSDPELDPNGYRTLMVWQLVERSRGVPGLAARLEARAVARNVRPKEADLVGLLEAGELDYIWSYESMAKAIGFRYVLLGDSVDLSVPELADVYRAASVSVRGAVSGSRVTFTGAPIVYAFAVPREAPQPALAQRFADFLVSTEGKAILRREGLEVMDLPEVVTGTQRSGMLAAAPRAGLRSSGSR, encoded by the coding sequence ATGCCAGTCCTGCTGCTCGTGGTGCTCGCCCTCGTCGGCTGCGGCGGGTCGCGCACGCCGGAACGCACGCTCACCGTGTTCAACGCCGGGTCACTGGCGCGGCCGATGCGCGCCGTGCTCGACACCTTCGCGCGGCGTGAGGGCGTGGCCGTCGCGCAGGAAATCGCCGGCTCGCTCGAGAGCGCGCGCAAGCTCACCGAACTCGGCAAGATTCCCGATGTGATCGCCCTCGCCGACGCCGACGTGTTCCCGCAGTACCTCGTGCCCACGCACGTCGCGAGCTACACGCTCTTCGCCCGCAACCGCATGGTGGTCGCGTACACCGAGCGTTCCCGCTACGCGCAGGAGATGCAGACTTCGACGTGGTCCGATATCCTGACGCGCCCCGACGTGGAGGTCGGGCGCTCGGACCCCGAGCTCGACCCCAACGGCTACCGCACGCTGATGGTCTGGCAGCTCGTCGAGCGCAGCCGCGGCGTGCCGGGGCTCGCCGCCCGGCTCGAGGCGCGGGCCGTGGCGCGCAACGTGCGCCCGAAGGAGGCGGACCTCGTCGGGCTGCTCGAGGCCGGCGAGCTCGACTACATCTGGTCCTACGAGTCGATGGCCAAGGCGATCGGCTTCCGCTACGTGCTGCTGGGCGATTCGGTGGACCTGTCGGTGCCGGAACTCGCCGACGTCTACCGCGCGGCCAGCGTGTCGGTGCGCGGCGCGGTGTCGGGCAGTCGCGTGACGTTCACGGGCGCGCCGATCGTGTACGCCTTCGCGGTGCCGCGCGAGGCGCCGCAGCCGGCGCTCGCGCAGCGCTTCGCGGATTTCCTTGTCTCCACCGAGGGCAAGGCGATCCTGCGCCGCGAGGGCCTCGAGGTGATGGACCTGCCGGAAGTCGTGACGGGCACGCAGCGCAGCGGGATGCTCGCGGCGGCACCTCGCGCGGGCCTGCGTTCGAGCGGCTCGCGCTGA
- a CDS encoding class I SAM-dependent methyltransferase: MIDAAAAERAEFERPDIPSIAEEAVPRCDHCASEAFTVYASGRDYELRTCRNEWRFVRCADCGLVRLHPRPALTALDTIYPATYYAYEYERIPWVARTAKALLDRRKLGRILRDTGRPVRSYADIGCGTGRYLDAMHAIGVPKAQIYGLELDAATVERLRVAGYQVHCERVETCTQVPDGSLDLATMFHVIEHVESPAAVLGRVARWLAPGGVLALETPNLDSLDARLFHDRWWGGYHIPRHWTLFTPEGLQAMLRAQGLEPFAVRYQTGHSFWMYSLHHRLRYGPRPRPRLARLFDPLRNVLPLAAFTAFDLLRGALGASTSAMLVLARRPAA, from the coding sequence ATGATCGACGCGGCGGCAGCCGAACGCGCGGAGTTCGAGCGTCCGGACATCCCGTCGATTGCCGAAGAGGCGGTGCCGCGCTGCGACCACTGCGCGAGCGAGGCATTCACGGTCTACGCCAGCGGTCGCGACTACGAGTTGCGCACCTGCCGGAACGAGTGGCGGTTCGTGCGCTGCGCGGACTGCGGCCTCGTGCGGCTGCATCCGCGGCCGGCCCTCACGGCCCTCGATACCATCTATCCGGCGACGTACTACGCGTACGAATACGAACGCATCCCCTGGGTGGCGCGGACGGCCAAGGCCCTCCTGGACCGCCGGAAGCTCGGGCGCATCCTCCGGGATACGGGGCGGCCCGTGCGCAGCTACGCCGACATCGGCTGCGGGACCGGTCGTTACCTCGACGCCATGCACGCCATCGGCGTGCCGAAGGCGCAGATCTATGGTCTCGAGCTCGACGCCGCGACCGTCGAGCGGCTTCGTGTCGCCGGATACCAGGTGCACTGTGAGCGCGTCGAGACCTGCACGCAGGTGCCCGATGGATCGCTGGACCTCGCGACCATGTTCCACGTGATCGAACACGTGGAGTCCCCGGCGGCCGTGCTCGGTCGGGTGGCGCGCTGGCTCGCGCCGGGCGGCGTGCTCGCGCTGGAGACACCGAACCTCGACAGCCTCGATGCACGGTTGTTCCACGACCGCTGGTGGGGTGGCTACCACATCCCGCGACATTGGACGCTGTTCACGCCGGAAGGCCTGCAGGCGATGTTGCGGGCGCAGGGCCTCGAACCGTTCGCCGTGCGCTATCAGACGGGACATTCCTTCTGGATGTACTCACTGCACCATCGGCTGCGATACGGGCCGCGGCCGCGGCCGCGGCTCGCGCGGTTGTTCGACCCATTGCGGAACGTGCTGCCGTTGGCAGCCTTCACGGCATTCGACCTTCTGCGCGGTGCCCTCGGCGCGTCTACGTCCGCGATGCTCGTGCTGGCACGGCGTCCGGCCGCATAG
- a CDS encoding ABC transporter permease yields the protein MQALLSIVAALMASLLLVFLAAPILRLVTEGGAAGLARLGSDAELRRSLLLTGLTATAATGLGVLGGTPLAWLLARKEFPGRAALSALLDLPLLIPHPVAGIALLLLLGRDSAVGGAALDLGLRIVGTPVGIIAAMLFVSAPLFVSGAREAFAKVDARYEGVARTLGDSPWRAFRRVTLPLASRGLLASAVVMWARAVSEFGAIVILTYNPKVVSVLSYDRFTSYGLQEALPVAAALALLALVPLTLLRALRTDDGRRKT from the coding sequence ATGCAAGCCCTGCTGAGCATCGTGGCGGCGCTGATGGCGTCGCTGCTGCTCGTGTTCCTCGCGGCGCCGATCCTGCGGCTCGTGACGGAAGGCGGGGCGGCGGGCCTCGCGCGACTGGGCAGCGACGCCGAGTTGCGCCGCTCGCTGCTGTTGACCGGGCTTACGGCGACGGCGGCCACCGGGCTCGGCGTCCTCGGCGGCACGCCGCTGGCCTGGCTGCTGGCGCGCAAGGAGTTTCCCGGCCGCGCGGCGCTCTCGGCGCTGCTCGACCTGCCGCTGCTGATCCCGCATCCGGTCGCGGGCATTGCGCTCCTCCTCCTGCTCGGCCGCGACAGCGCCGTCGGCGGCGCGGCCCTGGACCTCGGCCTGCGCATCGTCGGCACGCCGGTCGGCATCATCGCGGCGATGCTGTTCGTGAGCGCGCCGCTGTTCGTGAGCGGCGCGCGCGAGGCCTTCGCCAAGGTGGACGCGCGCTACGAGGGCGTGGCGCGCACGCTTGGCGACTCGCCGTGGCGGGCCTTCCGCCGGGTCACGCTGCCGCTGGCCTCGCGGGGCCTGCTCGCCAGCGCCGTCGTGATGTGGGCGCGCGCGGTCTCGGAGTTCGGGGCGATCGTCATCCTCACGTACAACCCGAAGGTCGTCAGCGTGCTCAGTTACGACCGCTTCACGAGCTACGGGCTGCAGGAGGCGCTGCCCGTCGCCGCCGCGCTGGCGCTGCTGGCCTTGGTGCCGCTCACGCTGCTGCGCGCGCTGCGTACCGATGACGGCCGGCGGAAGACCTGA
- a CDS encoding fatty acid desaturase family protein, translating to MAEVDGFDPYQPYRSTLLTPERVRALSQLRPGIVVRDAVLCWATIIAAWTIASWDGRAWVCLLAAVFVGSRYYALYIMGHDGLHRRLFPTRAANDRFNDLVILGPIGAITRLNNRNHLAHHQYLGHAEDPDRFKHACFNKSERLELAAFLVGITSVWRAAHNVLVGNRATGDGYTVRDLAILGGWQVALIGGLTAAFGWWGYPLMWLLPVFVFTYLADLCRSFLEHSHPEADATADHHRLITFESNAFERWFLAPMHMNLHVAHHLWVGIPYYNLPVADAEMSQHPLARELERRGSYLAYLWRYWRALPLDECKPAGRLA from the coding sequence ATGGCAGAGGTTGACGGCTTCGACCCCTATCAACCGTATCGCTCGACCCTCCTGACGCCGGAACGGGTGCGAGCGCTCAGCCAGCTGCGGCCGGGCATCGTCGTGCGCGATGCCGTGCTCTGCTGGGCGACGATCATCGCGGCCTGGACCATCGCGAGCTGGGACGGTCGGGCGTGGGTCTGTCTGCTGGCCGCCGTGTTCGTCGGCTCGCGCTACTACGCCCTGTACATCATGGGGCACGATGGCCTCCATCGGCGCCTCTTCCCGACGCGGGCCGCCAACGACCGATTCAACGATCTCGTGATCCTCGGGCCGATCGGCGCGATCACGCGACTGAACAACAGGAACCATCTCGCGCACCACCAGTACCTGGGCCACGCAGAGGATCCCGACCGCTTCAAGCACGCCTGCTTCAACAAGTCAGAGCGTCTCGAGCTGGCCGCCTTCCTGGTGGGCATCACGAGCGTGTGGCGGGCCGCGCACAACGTGTTGGTGGGCAACCGTGCCACGGGTGACGGCTACACCGTCCGAGACCTGGCGATCCTCGGGGGCTGGCAGGTCGCCTTGATCGGTGGGCTGACGGCGGCATTCGGCTGGTGGGGCTATCCACTCATGTGGCTGCTGCCCGTGTTCGTCTTCACGTATCTCGCCGACCTCTGCCGGTCGTTCCTCGAGCATTCGCATCCCGAGGCCGACGCCACGGCGGATCACCATCGCCTGATCACGTTCGAAAGCAACGCGTTCGAGCGATGGTTCCTGGCGCCGATGCACATGAACCTCCACGTCGCGCATCATCTCTGGGTCGGCATCCCATACTACAACCTGCCCGTCGCGGACGCCGAGATGAGCCAGCATCCGCTGGCGCGCGAACTGGAGCGGCGGGGCAGCTATCTCGCCTACCTCTGGCGGTACTGGCGCGCGCTGCCGCTCGACGAGTGTAAACCGGCCGGGCGACTGGCGTGA
- a CDS encoding ABC transporter ATP-binding protein, with translation MGEVQVHALRNVDLDLYAGEFVVILGPSGSGKSTLLNILGGLDAPTAGTVEFRDHVLTDADDRALTQYRREHVGFVFQFYNLIPALTAFENVALVTALATEKHGKATADPAQVLRLVGLGERMDNFPAQLSGGEQQRVAIARAVAKRPDVLLCDEPTGALDVGTGKLVLQALKTANREFGTLTVVITHNVAVAAMADRVLKLRDGQIVSDEAVAAPVDPEALAW, from the coding sequence ATGGGCGAGGTGCAGGTGCACGCCCTGCGCAACGTGGACCTCGACCTCTACGCCGGCGAGTTCGTGGTGATTCTCGGGCCCTCGGGCTCGGGCAAGTCCACGCTGCTCAACATCCTCGGTGGGCTCGATGCGCCGACGGCCGGCACCGTGGAGTTCCGCGACCACGTCCTCACCGACGCGGACGACCGCGCACTGACGCAGTATCGGCGCGAGCACGTGGGCTTCGTGTTCCAATTCTACAACCTGATCCCGGCCCTCACCGCGTTCGAGAACGTCGCGCTGGTGACGGCGCTGGCCACGGAGAAGCACGGCAAGGCGACGGCAGATCCCGCCCAGGTGCTGCGGCTCGTCGGGCTGGGGGAGCGCATGGACAACTTCCCCGCGCAGCTCTCCGGCGGCGAGCAGCAGCGCGTCGCCATCGCCCGCGCCGTCGCCAAGCGTCCGGACGTGCTGCTCTGCGACGAGCCCACCGGCGCGCTCGACGTGGGCACGGGCAAGCTCGTGCTGCAGGCGCTCAAGACGGCGAATCGGGAGTTTGGCACGCTGACGGTGGTCATCACGCACAACGTCGCCGTGGCCGCGATGGCCGACCGCGTGCTCAAGCTGCGCGACGGCCAGATCGTGAGCGACGAGGCTGTCGCGGCGCCGGTGGATCCGGAGGCGCTGGCATGGTGA
- a CDS encoding class I SAM-dependent methyltransferase has product MAESGAGAEFDAYAAEYDADLAAGLRLTGGDKQHYAEERVRLLRDRLIEIGRWPVRRVLDYGCGDGDTAPLLRDGLEAADVVGVDVSDEMLARARARHPWAQWGRVTDLPTLGSFDVAYCNGVFHHIPRAARHAAAVAVHDALGAGGVWGFWENNPWNPGTRFVMSRVRFDRDADMLNPPTARRLLRSAGFRVVRTDHLFVLPLSVPVVRRAERLVSRLPLGGQFMVLACAQ; this is encoded by the coding sequence ATGGCTGAGTCGGGGGCGGGCGCGGAGTTCGACGCGTACGCGGCGGAGTACGATGCCGACCTCGCGGCGGGCCTCCGCCTCACGGGCGGGGACAAGCAGCACTATGCCGAGGAGCGGGTGCGCCTGCTCCGCGACCGGCTCATCGAGATCGGCCGCTGGCCGGTGCGTCGCGTGCTCGACTACGGTTGCGGTGACGGCGACACCGCCCCGCTGCTCCGCGATGGGCTCGAGGCGGCCGACGTGGTGGGCGTCGACGTGAGCGACGAGATGCTCGCGCGTGCGCGAGCCCGTCATCCGTGGGCGCAGTGGGGCAGGGTCACGGACCTTCCGACACTCGGCTCCTTCGATGTCGCCTACTGCAACGGCGTCTTTCACCACATCCCGCGGGCTGCGCGCCATGCCGCGGCGGTGGCCGTGCACGACGCGCTGGGTGCGGGCGGTGTCTGGGGATTCTGGGAGAACAATCCATGGAATCCCGGCACGCGGTTCGTGATGTCGCGGGTGCGATTTGACCGTGACGCCGACATGCTGAACCCGCCGACGGCTCGCAGGCTGCTGCGGTCGGCGGGGTTCAGGGTGGTCCGGACGGACCATCTCTTCGTGCTGCCGTTGAGCGTCCCCGTCGTCCGTCGGGCGGAGCGGCTCGTCTCGCGCCTCCCCTTGGGCGGGCAGTTCATGGTGCTCGCGTGCGCGCAATGA
- a CDS encoding ABC transporter ATP-binding protein, whose translation MIALSGVTARKGRFALADVSVSLAEGEYGVVIGPAGSGKTTLLEVIAGLLVPAAGTVQVGGVDARRLAPEDRHLSLVYQHAYLFPHLSVRDNVAYGTADARSLQEVEERLDVGAYYSRDILGLSGGERQIVALARALARRPRLLLLDEPFSALDPRRRMLVRREVRQLHRDWGLTTLQVTHDFAEAGMLGDRAILLDAGRVLQQGTPAEVFRRPASPYVAEFLGAENVFGGIARELGEVSPDWVEGDPAQYARGHRAFAFETEGLTLYAVGDFAPGVGHAVIRAEEITISRDHVHDSARNRLAGRVTEVQALGALTRVTLDVRGVPLVAALTTRSALELRLEPGLAVVASFKAMAVHLC comes from the coding sequence ATGATCGCGCTCTCGGGTGTCACGGCGCGGAAGGGGCGCTTCGCGCTCGCCGACGTGAGCGTCTCGCTCGCCGAGGGCGAGTACGGCGTGGTGATCGGGCCGGCGGGATCGGGCAAGACGACGCTGCTCGAGGTCATCGCCGGATTGCTCGTGCCCGCGGCGGGCACGGTGCAAGTGGGCGGCGTGGACGCGCGCCGGCTCGCGCCGGAGGATCGCCACCTCTCGCTGGTGTACCAGCACGCGTACCTCTTTCCGCACCTCTCGGTGCGCGACAACGTCGCCTATGGGACGGCCGACGCCCGCAGCCTGCAGGAAGTCGAGGAGCGGCTCGACGTCGGCGCGTACTACTCGCGCGACATCCTCGGACTGAGCGGCGGCGAGCGGCAGATCGTCGCCCTCGCGCGGGCGCTGGCGCGCCGCCCGCGCCTGCTGCTGCTCGACGAGCCCTTCTCCGCGCTCGACCCGCGGCGGCGCATGCTCGTGCGGCGCGAGGTGCGGCAGCTGCACCGCGACTGGGGGCTCACGACGCTGCAGGTCACGCACGACTTCGCCGAGGCCGGCATGCTCGGCGACCGGGCCATCCTGCTCGACGCCGGCCGCGTGCTGCAGCAAGGCACGCCGGCGGAGGTGTTCCGGCGGCCGGCCTCGCCGTACGTGGCGGAGTTCCTCGGGGCGGAGAACGTGTTCGGCGGCATCGCACGCGAGCTCGGCGAGGTGTCGCCGGATTGGGTCGAGGGCGATCCCGCGCAGTATGCGCGTGGGCACCGCGCCTTCGCGTTCGAGACGGAGGGGCTGACGCTCTATGCCGTGGGCGACTTCGCGCCGGGCGTGGGGCACGCGGTGATCCGGGCCGAGGAGATCACGATCTCGCGCGACCACGTGCACGACTCGGCGCGCAACCGCCTCGCCGGGCGGGTGACGGAAGTGCAGGCGCTCGGCGCCCTGACGCGCGTGACGCTCGACGTGCGCGGGGTGCCGTTGGTGGCGGCGCTGACGACGCGATCGGCGTTGGAGCTGCGGTTGGAGCCGGGGTTGGCGGTGGTGGCTAGCTTCAAGGCCATGGCGGTGCATCTGTGCTGA